The following coding sequences lie in one Pseudomonas monsensis genomic window:
- a CDS encoding NCS2 family permease, with translation MLERLFQLKAHNTNVRTEILAGVTTFLAMAYILFVNPSILGETGMDKGAVFVATCLAAAIGSTVMGLIANYPIALAPGMGLNAFFTYTVVLHMGHTWQVALGAVFISAVLFFLLSIFRIREWIINSIPLPLRSAIAAGIGLFLALIALHNAGIVVSNPATMVGLGDLKQPAPILATLGFALIVALEALKVRGAVLIGILAVTIASIAMGVTPFGGVTSMPPSLAPTFLQLDIKGALDIGLVSVIFAFLFVDLFDNSGTLIGVAKRAGLMGKDGHMPKMGRALIADSTAAMAGSLLGTSTTTSYIESAAGVSAGGRTGLTAIVVAILFLLALFFSPLAASVPAFATAPALLFVAVLMTSGLAEIDWEDITVAAPVVVTALAMPFTYSIANGIAFGFISWTAIKLLSGRARELNPALVILSILFVIKLGWFNA, from the coding sequence ATGCTGGAAAGGCTGTTTCAACTCAAGGCACACAACACCAACGTGCGGACCGAGATTCTCGCGGGCGTCACGACTTTCCTGGCCATGGCCTACATTCTATTCGTCAACCCGAGCATTCTCGGCGAGACCGGCATGGACAAAGGTGCGGTGTTCGTCGCCACCTGTCTGGCTGCGGCCATTGGTTCGACGGTCATGGGCCTGATCGCCAACTACCCGATCGCCCTTGCCCCGGGCATGGGTCTGAACGCCTTCTTCACGTATACCGTGGTGCTGCACATGGGCCACACCTGGCAAGTGGCGCTGGGCGCGGTGTTCATTTCCGCGGTGCTGTTCTTCCTGCTGTCGATCTTCCGCATCCGTGAATGGATCATCAACAGTATCCCGCTGCCCCTGCGCTCGGCGATTGCCGCCGGTATCGGCCTGTTCCTGGCGCTGATCGCCCTGCACAACGCCGGTATCGTGGTCAGCAACCCGGCGACCATGGTCGGCCTTGGTGACTTGAAACAACCGGCGCCGATCCTCGCCACCCTCGGCTTCGCCCTGATCGTTGCCCTCGAAGCGCTGAAAGTGCGCGGTGCCGTGTTGATCGGCATTCTCGCGGTGACCATCGCGTCCATCGCCATGGGTGTCACCCCGTTCGGCGGCGTGACCTCGATGCCACCATCGCTGGCCCCGACCTTCCTGCAACTGGACATCAAAGGCGCGCTGGACATCGGTCTGGTCAGCGTGATCTTCGCCTTCCTGTTCGTCGACCTGTTCGACAACTCCGGGACCCTGATCGGCGTCGCCAAGCGCGCTGGCCTGATGGGCAAGGACGGCCACATGCCGAAAATGGGGCGTGCGCTGATCGCCGACAGCACCGCCGCCATGGCCGGCTCGCTGCTGGGCACCTCGACCACCACCAGCTACATCGAATCCGCTGCTGGCGTGAGTGCGGGCGGTCGTACCGGCCTGACGGCCATCGTCGTGGCCATTCTGTTCCTGCTGGCGCTGTTCTTCTCGCCACTGGCCGCCAGCGTTCCAGCGTTCGCCACCGCACCGGCCCTGCTGTTCGTCGCCGTGTTGATGACTTCGGGCCTGGCGGAAATAGACTGGGAAGACATCACCGTAGCCGCCCCGGTTGTAGTGACTGCGCTGGCGATGCCGTTCACTTACTCGATCGCCAACGGCATCGCCTTCGGTTTCATCTCCTGGACCGCGATCAAGCTGCTGTCGGGCCGTGCCCGTGAGCTGAACCCGGCGCTGGTGATTCTGTCGATTCTGTTCGTGATCAAGTTGGGTTGGTTCAACGCATGA
- the trmA gene encoding tRNA (uridine(54)-C5)-methyltransferase TrmA, translated as MTFDSQAYATQLEDKVARLRDLLAPFDAPAPTVFDSPQQNFRLRAEFRLWREAGERHYAMFSQDDKRTPILIEEFPIASLRINQLMPQLKAAWQASSALSHKLFQVEFLTTLAGDAMITLCYHRPLDAHWHAAATQLSADLGVSIIGRSKGKREVIGHDYVVEKLEVGGRTFSYRQPEGAFTQPNGTVNQKMLNWAYEALGDRSDDLLELYCGNGNFTLPLATRVRKVLATEISKTSVNAALSNLSENAVDNVTLVRLSAEELTEALNEVRPFRRLHGIDLKSYEFGSVFVDPPRAGMDPDTCELTRRFDNILYISCNPETLAANIAQLHDTHRITRCALFDQFPWTHHMESGVLLTRR; from the coding sequence ATGACATTCGATTCCCAGGCCTACGCCACTCAGCTCGAAGACAAGGTCGCGCGTTTGCGTGACCTGCTCGCTCCGTTCGATGCGCCAGCACCGACGGTGTTCGACTCGCCGCAGCAGAACTTCCGCCTGCGCGCCGAATTCCGCCTGTGGCGCGAGGCCGGCGAGCGCCACTACGCGATGTTCTCCCAGGACGACAAACGCACGCCGATCCTGATCGAGGAATTCCCGATCGCCAGCCTGCGCATCAACCAGTTGATGCCGCAGCTCAAGGCCGCCTGGCAGGCCAGTTCGGCGCTGAGCCACAAGCTGTTTCAGGTGGAGTTTCTGACCACTCTGGCCGGCGATGCGATGATCACCCTGTGCTACCACCGTCCGCTGGACGCGCACTGGCACGCGGCGGCAACACAACTGTCGGCAGATCTGGGCGTCAGCATCATCGGTCGCTCCAAAGGCAAACGCGAAGTCATCGGCCACGATTACGTGGTGGAGAAACTCGAGGTCGGCGGCCGCACCTTCAGCTACCGCCAACCGGAAGGCGCGTTCACCCAGCCGAACGGCACGGTGAACCAGAAGATGCTGAACTGGGCGTATGAAGCGCTGGGTGATCGCAGCGACGATCTGCTGGAGCTGTACTGCGGCAACGGCAACTTCACCCTGCCGCTGGCCACCCGCGTGCGCAAAGTGCTGGCCACCGAAATCAGCAAGACCTCGGTCAACGCCGCGCTGAGCAACCTCAGCGAAAACGCTGTGGATAACGTCACGCTGGTGCGCCTGTCCGCCGAAGAACTGACCGAAGCGCTCAACGAAGTGCGCCCGTTCCGTCGCTTGCACGGCATCGACCTGAAGAGCTACGAATTCGGCAGCGTGTTCGTCGACCCGCCGCGCGCCGGCATGGACCCGGACACCTGCGAACTGACACGGCGTTTCGACAACATCCTGTACATCTCCTGCAACCCGGAAACCCTGGCGGCCAACATCGCCCAGTTGCACGACACGCACCGCATTACCCGGTGCGCGCTGTTCGACCAGTTTCCGTGGACGCATCACATGGAATCAGGTGTGTTGCTGACCCGGCGCTGA
- the aroQ gene encoding type II 3-dehydroquinate dehydratase, which translates to MPPIVLVLNGPNLNLLGTREPATYGHETLADISALCGRAAEDFGLAVEFRQTNHEGELLDWIHAARGRCAGIVINPAAWTHTSVAIRDALVASELPVIEVHLSNVHAREPFRHHSFVSAIATAVMCGFGSHGYRLALEHFSQRLKGRAA; encoded by the coding sequence ATGCCCCCTATCGTTCTGGTGCTCAACGGCCCGAACCTGAACCTGCTCGGCACCCGTGAACCGGCGACTTACGGCCACGAAACCCTGGCGGATATTTCTGCTCTCTGCGGACGCGCCGCCGAAGACTTCGGCCTGGCTGTGGAATTTCGCCAGACCAATCACGAAGGCGAACTGCTCGACTGGATTCACGCGGCACGCGGACGTTGCGCCGGGATCGTGATCAATCCGGCGGCGTGGACGCACACCTCGGTAGCGATTCGCGATGCGCTGGTCGCCAGTGAATTGCCGGTGATCGAAGTGCACCTGTCCAACGTCCACGCGCGCGAACCGTTCCGTCATCACTCGTTCGTGTCGGCCATCGCCACGGCGGTGATGTGCGGCTTCGGCAGCCATGGCTATCGCCTCGCCCTGGAACACTTCAGCCAACGACTGAAGGGGCGCGCAGCATGA
- a CDS encoding shikimate dehydrogenase, which translates to MTRKPAILAGLIGAGIQASRTPALHEHEGDAQGLRYLYRLIDLDQLHIDSNALPELLLAAERMNYTGLNITFPCKQAIIPLLDELSPEARGIGAVNTVVLKDGKRVGHNTDCLGFAEGFRRGLKDAPRERVVQMGAGGAGAAVAHALLSEGVQRLSIFDVDKERAECLANNLNEHFGAGRAVAGQDLPGTLEQADGLVNTTPMGMAKLPGMPVPVELLRKALWVAEIVYFPLETELLRNARALGCRTLDGGNMAVFQAVKAFELFSGVVPDAQRMLAHFQSMNG; encoded by the coding sequence ATGACCCGCAAACCGGCAATACTGGCCGGACTGATCGGTGCAGGCATCCAGGCCTCGCGTACCCCCGCACTGCATGAGCATGAGGGTGATGCGCAAGGCCTGCGTTATCTCTACCGGTTGATCGACCTCGACCAGTTGCACATCGACAGCAACGCCCTGCCCGAACTGCTGCTGGCGGCCGAGCGGATGAACTATACCGGGCTGAACATCACCTTCCCGTGCAAGCAGGCGATTATCCCGCTGCTCGATGAGTTGTCGCCGGAAGCCCGGGGCATCGGCGCGGTGAACACCGTCGTGCTGAAGGACGGCAAACGGGTCGGCCACAACACCGATTGCCTGGGCTTTGCCGAAGGCTTTCGCCGAGGCTTGAAGGACGCCCCCCGTGAACGCGTGGTGCAAATGGGCGCCGGAGGTGCCGGCGCCGCAGTGGCCCATGCCCTGCTGAGCGAGGGCGTACAGCGCCTGAGCATTTTCGACGTCGACAAGGAACGCGCCGAGTGCCTGGCCAATAACCTCAACGAGCATTTCGGCGCTGGTCGGGCCGTGGCCGGGCAGGATCTGCCGGGGACGCTAGAGCAGGCTGACGGGCTGGTGAACACCACTCCGATGGGCATGGCCAAACTGCCGGGCATGCCGGTGCCGGTGGAGCTGTTGCGCAAGGCGTTGTGGGTGGCGGAGATCGTGTACTTTCCGCTGGAAACCGAATTGCTGCGCAACGCCCGCGCGCTGGGGTGCCGCACGCTGGATGGCGGCAACATGGCGGTATTTCAGGCAGTGAAGGCGTTTGAATTGTTCAGCGGTGTAGTGCCGGATGCGCAGCGAATGCTGGCGCATTTTCAAAGCATGAATGGCTGA
- a CDS encoding TetR family transcriptional regulator codes for MTMNTELSAAAVGSAEEPRKSRKNNPEKTRENILQEAIVEFVQQGLSGARVDAIAERIHTSKRMIYYYFGSKEQLYVEVLEKLYGDIRNTENRLHLAELPPVVAIRRLVEFTFDHHDHNVDFVRIVCIENIHNAEFVKRSDAIKAMNNTILDSLGEILRRGAEEGVFRKGLNALDVHLLISSFCFYRVSNRHTFGEIFQIDLPDEAIKQRHREMICESVLRYLQT; via the coding sequence ATGACGATGAATACAGAACTTTCCGCAGCTGCTGTCGGCTCCGCCGAAGAGCCGCGCAAGAGTCGCAAAAACAACCCGGAAAAGACCCGCGAGAACATCTTGCAGGAGGCGATCGTCGAGTTCGTCCAGCAAGGCTTGTCCGGCGCCCGCGTCGATGCGATCGCCGAGCGCATCCATACCTCCAAACGCATGATCTATTACTACTTCGGCAGTAAGGAGCAGCTGTACGTCGAGGTGCTGGAGAAGCTTTACGGCGATATCCGCAACACTGAAAACCGCCTGCACCTGGCCGAGCTGCCGCCGGTGGTAGCGATTCGGCGGCTGGTGGAATTCACGTTCGACCATCACGATCACAACGTCGATTTCGTGCGGATCGTCTGCATCGAAAATATCCACAACGCCGAATTCGTGAAGCGTTCCGACGCGATCAAGGCGATGAACAACACCATCCTCGATTCGCTGGGCGAGATTCTGCGCCGTGGCGCCGAGGAGGGCGTGTTCCGCAAAGGGCTCAATGCGCTGGATGTGCATCTGCTGATCAGTTCGTTCTGCTTCTATCGCGTCTCGAACCGGCACACGTTTGGTGAGATCTTTCAGATCGATCTGCCGGATGAAGCTATCAAACAACGGCATCGCGAGATGATTTGCGAGTCGGTTCTGCGCTACCTGCAAACCTGA
- the quiC gene encoding 3-dehydroshikimate dehydratase QuiC: MQRSIATVSLSGTLPEKLEAIAAAGFDGVEIFENDLLYYDGSPREIRQMCADLGIAITLFQPFRDFEGCRRDRLARNLERAERKFDLMQELGTDLVLVCSNASADSVGDQQTLVDDLRLLAEHAGARGLRIGYEALAWGRHVNTYQQVWDIVRQADHPSLGVLLDSFHTLSLKGDPRAIADIPGDKIFFVQMADAPILAMDVLEWSRHFRCFPGQGEFDLPGFLAPIIQSGYTGPLSLEIFNDGFRAAPPRANAADGLRSLLYLEEKTRQRLEQDAAPVANREILFETPKASEYNGIEFLEFAVDEALGAKLTHWLERLGFAKAGQHRSKSVSLLRQGDINLILNAEPYSFGHSFFEAHGPSLCATAVRVKDSASALARAVAYKGQPYRGLVGPNELELAAVRAPDGSLIYLVDEAADVYGTDFNLLPDARARGGLKRIDHMAMALPADSLDSWVLFYKSLLDFEADDEVVLPDPYGLVKSRALRSRDSSIRLPLNISENRNTAISHALSSYRGSGVHHIAFDCDDIFAEVSRAKEAGVPLLDIPLNYYDDLAARFDFDDEFLSELAYYNVLYDRDAQGGELFHVYTEPFEGRFFFEIIQRKNGYAGYGAANVAVRLAAMAKSRSGAVRQAKL; encoded by the coding sequence ATGCAGCGTTCGATAGCCACCGTTTCCTTGAGCGGTACCCTGCCGGAAAAGCTCGAAGCCATTGCCGCCGCCGGATTCGACGGCGTGGAGATTTTCGAAAACGACCTGCTGTATTACGACGGCAGCCCGCGGGAAATCCGGCAGATGTGCGCCGATCTCGGCATCGCCATCACTTTGTTTCAGCCGTTCCGCGATTTCGAGGGCTGCCGCCGGGATCGGCTGGCGCGCAACCTGGAACGGGCCGAACGCAAGTTCGACCTGATGCAGGAACTGGGCACTGATCTGGTATTGGTGTGCAGCAACGCCTCGGCCGACAGCGTCGGCGATCAGCAGACACTCGTCGACGACCTGCGCCTGCTGGCTGAACACGCCGGCGCGCGTGGCCTGCGCATCGGTTACGAGGCGCTGGCCTGGGGGCGTCACGTCAATACGTATCAACAGGTCTGGGACATCGTGCGTCAGGCCGATCACCCGAGCCTCGGCGTGCTGCTCGACAGTTTTCATACCTTGTCGCTGAAGGGCGATCCCCGCGCGATTGCCGACATTCCCGGCGACAAGATCTTCTTTGTGCAAATGGCCGACGCGCCGATTCTCGCGATGGATGTCCTGGAGTGGAGCCGGCACTTCCGCTGCTTCCCCGGACAGGGCGAATTCGATCTGCCGGGTTTCCTCGCGCCGATCATCCAGAGTGGTTATACCGGGCCGTTGTCGCTGGAAATCTTCAATGACGGCTTCCGCGCCGCGCCGCCACGGGCCAATGCCGCAGACGGTTTGCGTTCCTTGCTGTATCTGGAAGAAAAGACCCGCCAGCGTCTGGAGCAGGATGCGGCACCAGTGGCCAACCGCGAGATTCTGTTCGAAACGCCGAAGGCCAGCGAGTACAACGGCATCGAGTTTCTCGAGTTCGCGGTGGACGAAGCACTCGGTGCCAAACTGACCCACTGGCTGGAACGCCTCGGTTTCGCCAAGGCCGGGCAGCACCGTTCCAAGAGCGTCAGCCTGCTGCGTCAGGGCGATATCAACCTGATCCTCAATGCCGAGCCGTATTCATTCGGCCACAGCTTTTTTGAGGCCCATGGTCCGTCGCTGTGCGCCACCGCCGTCCGGGTCAAGGACAGCGCCAGTGCGCTGGCGCGTGCTGTCGCCTACAAGGGTCAGCCCTATCGCGGACTGGTCGGCCCCAACGAACTGGAACTGGCCGCCGTGCGTGCTCCGGACGGCAGCCTGATTTATCTGGTGGATGAAGCGGCGGATGTCTATGGCACGGATTTCAACCTGCTGCCGGACGCCCGGGCCCGCGGCGGTCTCAAGCGCATCGACCACATGGCCATGGCGCTGCCGGCGGACAGCCTCGACAGTTGGGTGCTGTTCTACAAGAGCCTGCTGGATTTCGAGGCCGATGACGAAGTGGTGCTGCCTGATCCCTACGGCCTGGTGAAGAGCCGCGCGCTGCGCAGCCGTGACAGTTCGATTCGTCTGCCGCTGAATATCTCGGAGAATCGCAACACCGCGATCTCCCACGCCCTGTCGAGTTATCGCGGCTCCGGTGTGCATCACATCGCTTTCGATTGTGACGATATCTTCGCTGAAGTCAGTCGTGCCAAAGAGGCCGGCGTACCGTTGCTGGACATTCCCCTCAACTATTACGACGACCTCGCCGCCCGCTTTGATTTCGATGACGAGTTCCTCAGCGAACTGGCGTACTACAACGTGCTTTACGATCGCGATGCTCAGGGCGGTGAGCTGTTTCACGTGTACACCGAGCCTTTCGAAGGGCGGTTCTTCTTCGAGATCATCCAGCGCAAGAACGGCTATGCCGGTTATGGTGCGGCGAACGTCGCGGTGCGTCTGGCGGCGATGGCCAAATCACGCAGCGGCGCAGTCCGTCAGGCGAAGTTGTAG
- a CDS encoding MFS transporter, whose protein sequence is MIPSQTSRMAPAMSTATGGIGDKIRGAMAVGKTRWGMLALVFFATTLNYIDRAALGVMQPILAKEMSWTAMDYANINFWFQVGYAIGFVLQGRLIDRVGVKRVFFCAVLLWSLATGAHGLATSAVGFMVCRFILGLTEAANYPACVKTTRLWFPAGERAVATGIFNAGTNVGAMFTPMLLPLILHVWGWQAAFLCMAALGAIWLLFWGLKYFNPEDHPSVKQSELDYIQQEVEPEQARVPFSKILRMRGTWAFALAYSLTAPVFWFYLYWLPPFLNQQYNLGINVTQMGIPLIIIYVTADFGSVGGGILSSFLIGRGMNSIKARLLSMFLFACCIIGVIMAAGSSNLWVAVAAISLAIGAHQAWTANIWSLVMDYTPKHMMSTVFGFGGMCAAIGGMFMTQIVGHILTVTNNNYTVLFTLIPAMYFIALTWMYFMAPRKIPTITE, encoded by the coding sequence ATGATTCCTTCACAGACTTCCCGCATGGCCCCGGCCATGAGCACTGCCACGGGTGGCATCGGCGACAAGATCCGCGGCGCCATGGCTGTCGGCAAGACCCGCTGGGGCATGCTGGCCCTGGTGTTTTTCGCCACCACCCTGAACTACATCGACCGCGCCGCCCTCGGTGTCATGCAGCCGATCCTCGCCAAGGAAATGAGCTGGACGGCGATGGACTACGCCAACATCAACTTCTGGTTTCAGGTCGGCTACGCCATCGGCTTCGTCCTGCAAGGCCGGCTGATCGACCGGGTCGGCGTCAAGCGTGTGTTCTTCTGCGCCGTGCTGCTCTGGAGCCTGGCCACCGGCGCCCACGGCCTGGCGACTTCTGCCGTTGGCTTCATGGTCTGCCGGTTCATCCTCGGGCTGACCGAAGCGGCGAACTATCCGGCCTGCGTGAAAACCACGCGCCTGTGGTTCCCGGCCGGTGAACGTGCCGTGGCCACCGGCATCTTCAACGCCGGCACCAACGTCGGTGCGATGTTCACGCCGATGCTGCTGCCACTGATCCTCCACGTGTGGGGCTGGCAGGCTGCGTTCCTGTGCATGGCGGCGCTGGGCGCGATCTGGTTGCTGTTCTGGGGCTTGAAGTATTTCAACCCGGAAGATCATCCGAGCGTGAAGCAATCCGAACTCGATTACATCCAGCAGGAAGTCGAACCGGAACAGGCCCGTGTGCCGTTCTCGAAAATCCTGCGCATGCGCGGCACCTGGGCCTTCGCCCTCGCCTACTCGCTGACCGCTCCGGTGTTCTGGTTCTACCTGTACTGGCTGCCACCGTTCCTCAATCAGCAATACAATCTGGGCATCAACGTGACCCAGATGGGTATTCCACTGATCATCATCTACGTCACGGCCGACTTCGGCAGCGTCGGTGGCGGCATCCTGTCGTCGTTCCTGATCGGTCGCGGGATGAATTCGATCAAGGCGCGGCTGCTGTCGATGTTCCTGTTTGCCTGCTGCATCATCGGCGTGATCATGGCCGCCGGTTCGAGCAATCTGTGGGTGGCGGTGGCGGCGATTTCCCTGGCCATCGGTGCGCATCAGGCCTGGACCGCAAACATCTGGAGCCTGGTGATGGATTACACGCCCAAGCACATGATGAGCACGGTGTTCGGGTTCGGCGGCATGTGCGCGGCGATTGGCGGGATGTTCATGACCCAGATCGTCGGGCACATCCTCACCGTCACGAATAACAACTACACCGTGCTGTTCACCCTGATTCCGGCGATGTATTTCATCGCGCTGACGTGGATGTACTTCATGGCACCGCGCAAGATTCCAACCATCACCGAATAA
- a CDS encoding DMT family transporter: protein MTVSTPLSGVNQPFKGILLIVVATFLFSSHDALSKYLSGFYPIVMVVWARYVVHTLLMAGIFLPQSGLRVLRTKKPLWQLARALCLLGTSLFFTTALLYIPLAEATAVNFLAPVLVTALSVPLLKERVTRGQWIAVICGFIGVLIIVHPGGELFTPAVLLPFCSALFFCFYQLLTRKLAEVDSPTTSNFFAGLCNTLVMSALVPFFWQVPTLTHAGLMLALGSCGMTAHLFLTQAFRHAAPALLAPFGYCQIVFAGLLGWLLFNHTPSLLTVIGIAVICCSGLAAAWQQSRR from the coding sequence ATGACCGTCAGCACCCCGCTTTCCGGAGTCAACCAGCCCTTTAAAGGGATCTTGCTGATTGTGGTGGCGACCTTCCTGTTCTCCAGCCATGACGCGTTGTCGAAATACCTGTCAGGTTTCTATCCGATCGTGATGGTGGTGTGGGCACGGTATGTGGTGCACACCTTGCTGATGGCGGGGATTTTTCTGCCGCAGTCCGGGTTGCGGGTGCTGCGCACGAAAAAACCGTTATGGCAGCTGGCACGCGCGCTTTGCCTGCTCGGCACCAGTCTGTTTTTCACCACGGCGCTGCTGTACATCCCGCTTGCCGAGGCCACGGCGGTTAACTTTCTGGCGCCGGTACTGGTGACGGCCTTGTCGGTACCGCTGCTGAAAGAGCGGGTGACGCGTGGCCAGTGGATCGCGGTGATTTGTGGTTTTATCGGCGTGCTGATCATTGTTCACCCCGGCGGCGAACTGTTCACGCCGGCAGTGTTGCTGCCGTTCTGTTCGGCGCTGTTTTTCTGCTTTTACCAACTGCTGACCCGCAAACTCGCCGAAGTGGACAGCCCGACCACCAGCAACTTCTTTGCCGGGCTCTGTAACACTTTGGTGATGAGTGCGCTGGTGCCGTTCTTCTGGCAGGTGCCGACGTTGACCCACGCCGGGCTGATGCTCGCGCTCGGCAGTTGCGGGATGACGGCGCATCTGTTTCTGACCCAGGCTTTCCGCCATGCCGCACCGGCATTGCTGGCGCCGTTCGGTTATTGCCAGATCGTGTTTGCGGGATTGTTGGGCTGGCTGCTGTTCAATCACACACCGAGCCTGTTGACGGTGATCGGGATCGCGGTGATCTGTTGCAGCGGACTGGCGGCGGCGTGGCAGCAAAGCCGCCGCTGA
- a CDS encoding IclR family transcriptional regulator, which produces MAGSQIERVFSVLESLTGEPRGLPLQTLSEQIDIPKSATHRLLAELVRLGYVRQNPETLRYHLSTRLVAMGFRHLSSSGADIVQPVLDRLAQETGELVRLGVIDGERQTWIAKAQGARTGLRYDPDMGRDAPLFYTASGHAWLASMSDAEALSRVERQAAQVPVDIGPNAPRSNIELLERLRLTREQGYACVEESSAVGTSAIAAVVRHPADARVIGVLSIAGPSARMPGARLHELAPLLLKFTEELSAASLASELFI; this is translated from the coding sequence ATGGCCGGCAGTCAGATCGAACGGGTTTTCAGCGTGCTGGAAAGTCTTACCGGCGAGCCCCGCGGGTTGCCGCTGCAGACGTTGTCCGAGCAGATCGACATCCCGAAAAGTGCCACGCACCGTTTGCTCGCCGAACTGGTGCGCCTGGGGTATGTGCGGCAGAACCCCGAGACCCTGCGCTATCACTTGTCGACCAGATTGGTGGCGATGGGCTTTCGCCACCTCTCCAGCAGCGGTGCCGACATTGTGCAGCCGGTGCTGGATCGGCTCGCTCAGGAAACCGGCGAGCTGGTGCGTCTGGGTGTCATCGACGGTGAACGCCAGACCTGGATCGCCAAGGCGCAGGGCGCGCGCACCGGTCTGCGTTACGACCCTGACATGGGCCGTGACGCGCCACTGTTCTACACCGCATCCGGCCACGCCTGGCTTGCGAGCATGAGTGATGCCGAGGCCTTGTCGCGGGTTGAACGGCAGGCCGCGCAGGTGCCCGTGGATATCGGGCCGAATGCGCCACGTTCCAATATCGAATTGCTCGAGCGTCTGCGGCTGACGCGCGAGCAGGGCTATGCCTGCGTCGAGGAGAGTTCGGCAGTGGGCACTTCGGCGATTGCCGCCGTGGTGCGGCATCCCGCGGATGCTCGGGTGATCGGCGTGTTGAGCATTGCCGGGCCGAGTGCGCGGATGCCCGGGGCAAGGTTGCATGAGCTGGCGCCGCTGCTGTTGAAATTCACCGAGGAGTTGTCGGCAGCCAGCCTGGCCTCGGAACTGTTCATCTGA
- the ypfJ gene encoding KPN_02809 family neutral zinc metallopeptidase: protein MLWKKGRRSDNVVDARGDDAGGGGGMGFGGGKGLSLGAILLIVGIGWITGQDPLQILGQLTGQTGQQTAPSSQTRQAPPANDEQAEFVRSILGDTEDTWGAIFQQAGRQYKDPTLVLFSNRVNSACGLATSATGPFYCPADQKVYLDMAFFQEMAQRFKAAGDFAQAYVIAHEVGHHVQTLLGVSAKIQTARQQGRQMEGAGGLLVRQELQADCLAGVWAYNAQKRLNWLEPGDIEEALNAANAIGDDRLQQQGQGRVVPDSFTHGTSAQRVRWFKTGFAQGQVGQCDTFAAKNL, encoded by the coding sequence ATGCTATGGAAAAAAGGCCGACGCAGTGACAACGTCGTCGATGCCCGTGGTGATGATGCCGGCGGTGGCGGCGGCATGGGTTTTGGTGGCGGCAAAGGCCTGAGCCTCGGGGCCATTCTGCTGATCGTCGGCATCGGCTGGATCACCGGTCAGGACCCGTTGCAGATCCTCGGCCAGCTTACCGGGCAAACGGGCCAGCAAACGGCCCCCTCCTCACAGACCCGGCAGGCGCCTCCGGCGAATGACGAACAGGCCGAGTTCGTGCGCTCGATCCTCGGCGATACCGAAGACACCTGGGGCGCGATTTTTCAACAGGCCGGTCGGCAATATAAGGACCCGACCCTGGTGCTGTTCAGCAATCGGGTCAACTCCGCCTGCGGCCTGGCAACCTCCGCCACCGGCCCGTTCTATTGCCCGGCCGATCAGAAGGTCTATCTCGACATGGCGTTCTTCCAGGAAATGGCGCAACGCTTCAAGGCCGCCGGCGACTTCGCCCAGGCCTACGTCATCGCTCACGAAGTCGGACACCATGTGCAGACGCTTCTTGGCGTCTCGGCGAAAATTCAGACAGCCCGTCAGCAGGGCCGGCAGATGGAAGGTGCCGGCGGTTTGCTGGTGCGCCAGGAGCTGCAAGCCGACTGCCTGGCCGGAGTCTGGGCGTATAACGCGCAAAAACGTTTGAACTGGCTGGAACCCGGCGACATCGAGGAAGCCTTGAACGCCGCCAACGCCATCGGTGATGATCGCCTGCAGCAACAGGGTCAGGGCCGTGTGGTGCCGGACTCGTTCACTCACGGTACGTCGGCGCAAAGGGTGCGCTGGTTCAAAACCGGATTCGCGCAGGGCCAGGTCGGCCAGTGCGACACCTTCGCAGCGAAAAACCTGTAA